One segment of Synechococcus sp. A15-24 DNA contains the following:
- a CDS encoding heavy metal translocating P-type ATPase — translation MESGFQDPDNFTRHIKSLASVGQVRFNNLASCYVVVFKTGQSVDALQWLSALPRRAREIPFVPEVALINAVDSSNVQLAEEEDEKFVPTRIILPVCSLGLAIAAGPLSLPPLAVGVFIIGAAHLSFKRAWEGLKKERKINVDFLDALAVLLHSLEGFLLGPAMMITMIEGGEAVRDATQRIANSSNTDLVSSLQSDVRLLTEDGEKIVSSFDLNPGDRVSFLPGDKIPIDGVIESGEASLDVVKLTGESVPRMSGPGEEILAGFIVLEGHIIVTTSAVGDDTRVGQITKMIESAPVFDTRVGNFAANIANHFVIPTLVLAGVSLLLSAGNIAQAASLLMFDLGTGLRVSVPTAIMAALTRAGSQGLLIRSGRALEQLVDVDVVVFDKTGTLTEGHPSVVEFTIFDQTGSPIEVVASDRLRHLLQLSTSLEQGLNHPIAKAIRDFAAEQDVEVIDCESWDYRVGRGVVATVNDQTILLGNSKLLHEEGVEIWSVDSKPELDVATPIYLAVDGLLVGIHYALDRVRPDTPAMIAELHRRGIEAHMLTGDISSVAHAVAADIGLQRHEVHSDALPDQKAELVQKFTAEGKKVVFVGDGINDSAALAYADVSVSFASGSDLARETADIVLTNDQVSDLIVAQDLARHTFALVKQNIGIVGVPNLSALLIGTFLPVNPIAAVFLNNGSCLVAAGNAIRALGFKAKSLPEVDASSDEVLVEPILSEASEVRPITKDSMDAKTTSPSIQLDLSALSSRVGLSYQKISARRRRSDFIDWISAHDPEGYGWEYSKDRNTFSMVAANS, via the coding sequence GTGGAGTCTGGTTTTCAAGATCCAGATAACTTTACACGTCATATTAAATCTCTTGCATCAGTTGGACAGGTTCGTTTTAACAATTTGGCTTCGTGCTATGTCGTCGTTTTTAAGACAGGTCAATCAGTTGACGCACTTCAATGGCTCAGTGCTTTGCCGCGACGAGCGCGTGAGATACCTTTTGTGCCAGAAGTTGCGCTAATTAATGCTGTAGATTCTTCAAATGTGCAGTTAGCTGAGGAAGAAGATGAAAAATTTGTCCCAACGCGCATTATACTCCCCGTCTGCTCTCTTGGCCTGGCGATAGCAGCTGGTCCTCTGTCCCTTCCTCCCCTTGCCGTTGGTGTTTTTATTATTGGTGCAGCACATCTGAGTTTTAAACGGGCTTGGGAGGGTTTAAAGAAAGAACGCAAGATTAATGTTGATTTCCTTGATGCTTTAGCTGTATTGCTTCACAGTTTGGAAGGATTTCTTCTGGGTCCGGCCATGATGATCACCATGATTGAGGGTGGTGAGGCTGTACGGGACGCCACCCAGCGAATTGCCAATTCATCAAATACTGATCTGGTTTCAAGTCTTCAATCTGATGTTCGTCTTCTCACGGAAGATGGCGAGAAGATTGTTTCAAGTTTTGATCTTAATCCGGGTGATCGGGTTTCCTTTTTGCCAGGTGACAAGATACCAATCGATGGCGTCATTGAATCTGGAGAAGCTTCCCTGGACGTTGTCAAGCTTACAGGTGAATCAGTTCCCAGAATGTCTGGCCCTGGAGAGGAAATCTTAGCAGGTTTTATCGTCCTCGAGGGTCACATTATTGTGACAACTTCAGCGGTCGGTGATGATACACGTGTGGGGCAGATCACCAAAATGATTGAGTCCGCACCTGTATTTGATACACGTGTTGGTAATTTTGCCGCAAATATTGCCAATCACTTTGTTATCCCAACATTGGTTCTTGCGGGTGTTTCCTTGTTGCTGAGTGCCGGCAACATTGCCCAGGCAGCGTCGCTGTTGATGTTCGATCTTGGAACTGGTTTACGTGTATCCGTTCCCACGGCCATTATGGCGGCTCTCACCAGAGCTGGAAGCCAGGGTCTGCTGATTCGCAGTGGACGAGCTCTTGAACAGTTGGTTGATGTGGATGTTGTTGTGTTTGACAAAACCGGCACTTTGACAGAAGGTCATCCATCCGTTGTCGAATTTACGATATTTGATCAAACAGGGTCCCCCATCGAAGTTGTTGCTTCTGATCGCCTCAGGCATCTTTTGCAACTTTCCACCTCCCTGGAACAAGGCCTGAATCATCCAATCGCCAAGGCGATTCGTGATTTTGCTGCAGAGCAGGATGTCGAGGTTATTGACTGTGAAAGCTGGGATTACAGAGTTGGTCGTGGTGTCGTCGCCACTGTGAACGATCAGACCATTCTTCTAGGCAATTCAAAACTACTTCACGAAGAAGGGGTTGAGATCTGGTCAGTCGATTCCAAGCCGGAACTCGACGTGGCAACCCCAATTTATCTCGCTGTTGACGGCCTACTAGTTGGTATTCACTACGCACTTGATCGTGTGCGACCTGATACTCCAGCCATGATCGCTGAGTTGCATCGCCGTGGTATCGAAGCTCACATGCTTACGGGTGATATTTCCTCTGTTGCCCATGCAGTTGCTGCTGACATTGGACTGCAGCGGCACGAAGTTCATTCAGATGCCTTACCTGATCAGAAAGCTGAATTAGTTCAAAAGTTTACGGCTGAAGGCAAAAAAGTTGTCTTTGTGGGTGATGGTATCAACGATTCCGCAGCTCTTGCTTATGCAGATGTCTCTGTATCGTTTGCCTCAGGTAGCGACCTTGCTCGAGAAACTGCTGACATTGTTCTCACCAATGACCAGGTATCGGATTTGATTGTTGCTCAAGACTTAGCGAGACACACCTTTGCTTTGGTGAAGCAGAACATTGGAATTGTTGGAGTCCCGAATTTATCCGCACTTTTGATCGGTACGTTTCTTCCTGTTAATCCAATTGCTGCTGTTTTCCTCAACAACGGTTCTTGTCTCGTGGCAGCGGGTAATGCGATCCGCGCTCTTGGCTTCAAGGCTAAATCACTTCCAGAGGTTGATGCTTCATCTGATGAAGTTCTAGTTGAGCCGATTTTGTCTGAAGCCTCAGAAGTCAGACCGATAACCAAAGATTCTATGGACGCTAAAACTACCTCTCCTTCCATCCAACTTGATCTGTCTGCCCTCTCCAGTCGGGTTGGCCTGAGTTACCAGAAGATCTCTGCTCGTCGTCGTCGGAGTGATTTCATTGACTGGATATCGGCCCATGATCCTGAGGGTTATGGTTGGGAGTACAGCAAGGATCGCAACACCTTTTC
- a CDS encoding DUF1345 domain-containing protein: MATKEVITVAITFSLLLDFLILIKQSWLIGINETREIFQQFNAKESSVAVRTIALVFLSVGILSFCIAELHSKNDVLPNSLHIFISFIALFLTWFQLHNGFALYYAKKYFDMNPDVLVESEDQKGFVFEGAEPTFSDFLYISYSIGLTYSMTDCGIKDSSVRRVVIIHCLSSFLFASTVLSIIFSLATKVS, from the coding sequence TTGGCAACTAAGGAAGTGATTACTGTTGCGATCACATTTTCGCTTTTACTTGACTTTTTGATCTTGATCAAGCAGTCATGGCTAATTGGAATCAATGAAACGAGGGAAATCTTTCAGCAATTCAATGCCAAAGAGTCCTCTGTTGCTGTGAGGACTATAGCCCTTGTCTTCCTAAGTGTAGGTATCTTGAGTTTTTGTATTGCCGAACTGCATTCCAAGAATGATGTTTTGCCAAATAGCCTTCACATCTTTATAAGTTTCATTGCTCTTTTTTTAACCTGGTTTCAGCTGCACAATGGGTTTGCACTCTACTACGCGAAGAAGTACTTTGACATGAACCCGGATGTTCTTGTTGAATCCGAGGATCAAAAAGGATTTGTATTTGAAGGGGCAGAGCCTACATTTAGCGATTTTTTGTACATATCTTATTCAATAGGCCTTACCTATTCAATGACTGATTGTGGTATTAAGGATTCTTCCGTCAGGCGTGTTGTCATTATTCACTGTCTTTCATCATTTCTGTTTGCCTCAACAGTCCTCTCTATCATATTTTCATTGGCAACTAAAGTGAGTTGA